One window of the Rosa rugosa chromosome 3, drRosRugo1.1, whole genome shotgun sequence genome contains the following:
- the LOC133739408 gene encoding transcription factor PIF1-like: MNYRVPEFEMEGDYSLPASSPRSRKSTMPEDEVMELLWQNGQVVMQSQTQRSGHKKSKYDAVIPEHTRPPAAQPPPVNQPQNPQLFMQEDEMAAWLQCPLGDDDPFCAELLYTDSRNAQSNNTAANLPPISPPPPPRPPIHPAPRRTELPNFLHFSRMTNNNNNKSRYESAAVGPSGSKRLDASSNNASGGGRGLAATATMSFGAAASAGKDAVTCETSLTSSTGDSSASGSLSAEQMSIQKPPPPPPPPPPVEDRKRKGRVADDAECQSEDVEFESGSGKKQTRGSSSTKRSRAAEVHNLSERRRRDRINEKMRSLQELIPRCNKSDKASMLDEAIEYLKSLQLQVQMMSMGCGMVPMMFPGVQQYMPMGMGMGMGMGMGMGMEMGMSRPVMPFPNVLAGSTIPTAPATAHMGPRFPLPPFQLQTMLPNDPNRVQATNQSEHMLNSLGTQNQNQSRVTNFADPYQQYFTPQQMRMQLQQNQAMPQPSSSKPSSSMGPENQESHQ; encoded by the exons ATGAATTACCGCGTTCCCGAATTCGAAATGGAGGGAGATTACTCACTTCCGGCATCTTCTCCTCGCTCGAGAAAATCCACCAT GCCGGAAGATGAGGTCATGGAGCTGCTGTGGCAGAACGGACAGGTGGTGATGCAGAGCCAAACCCAGAGGTCCGGACATAAGAAGTCCAAATATGACGCTGTTATTCCCGAACATACCAGACCTCCGGCAGCGCAACCGCCGCCGGTGAATCAACCTCAAAACCCGCAGCTGTTTATGCAGGAAGACGAAATGGCCGCCTGGCTACAGTGCCCTCTCGGCGACGACGATCCTTTCTGCGCCGAACTTCTTTATACCGATTCCAGAAACGCTCAATCCAACAACACCGCCGCCAACCTTCCACCGATttctccgccgccgccgcctcgGCCGCCGATCCATCCGGCGCCGAGGAGGACCGAGCTCCCGAACTTCCTCCACTTCTCCAGGAtgaccaacaacaacaacaataagtCTCGGTATGAATCCGCGGCGGTGGGGCCGTCGGGGTCGAAGAGGCTCGACGCCTCCAGCAACAATGCTAGCGGCGGCGGAAGAGGACTTGCCGCCACCGCTACGATGTCGTTCGGTGCCGCCGCCTCAGCCGGGAAAGACGCCGTGACGTGCGAGACGTCGCTGACGTCGTCCACCGGAGACTCCAGCGCGAGCGGCAGCCTAAGCGCCGAGCAGATGTCGATTCAGAAGCCGCCGccgcctccgcctccgccgccgccgGTGGAGGATCGGAAGCGCAAAGGGAGAGTGGCCGACGACGCCGAGTGTCAGAGCGAG GATGTGGAGTTTGAATCTGGGAGTGGAAAGAAGCAGACCCGGGGATCGAGTTCTACTAAGAGATCACGAGCTGCGGAGGTCCACAATCTCTCCGAAAGG AGACGTCGAGATAGGATCAATGAGAAGATGAGGTCTTTGCAAGAATTAATACCTCGTTGCAATAAG TCGGACAAAGCGTCAATGCTGGATGAAGCGATTGAGTATTTGAAATCACTTCAGTTGCAAGTACAG ATGATGTCCATGGGATGCGGCATGGTCCCTATGATGTTTCCTGGTGTTCAGCAGTATATGCCAATGGGGatgggaatgggaatgggcatgGGCATGGGAATGGGAATGGAAATGGGAATGAGTCGGCCTGTGATGCCATTTCCGAATGTGTTAGCTGGTTCCACCATTCCAACAGCACCTGCAACAGCTCATATGGGACCGAGGTTCCCTTTGCCACCATTTCAATTGCAGACTATGCTTCCCAATGATCCTAACAGAGTCCAAGCAACAAATCAGTCTGAACATATGTTAAACTCGCTTGGGACACAAAATCAGAACCAATCACGAGTAACAAATTTTGCGGATCCTTACCAGCAGTACTTCACTCCCCAGCAAATGCGGATGCAACTACAGCAG AATCAAGCCATGCCTCAGCCAAGTTCTAGCAAGCCGAGTTCCAGTATGGGACCTGAAAATCAAGAGAGTCATCAATGA